From a region of the Oryza sativa Japonica Group chromosome 6, ASM3414082v1 genome:
- the LOC112939239 gene encoding uncharacterized protein yields MITRSHKGGRSWNGHWDLDHVMVSDSLDVKIDLPCTYQAACKTEAHDFLRVATDVLPEYEVGGKWPGLFRHLDKSLRNYIDHLRYGSAMLRKFQRFITIHPALKSSLTRLQIIDNIYSAHQATTGQVKRLLQSILNSVTLRQDWRVRCQKQDGSVSSVSPIHTVVYEHHRAKMEKSESNEQGDENAEKEGHELGGYVGNDGGNEECPEQREEYEPFENSVEDGMVYLRHVRHHGWKGSKDNMGKQQFLRLSDLELVNSNSLDEILPAMVECLILHKDDYHHMYDKDIYDRVLGWIDEILENYELLEFPKSYENQDLKTTERYGIDFPAITPTGHDDAFPDPHSGIGGGSSQHVDPNDPSFFPSNPLHVPLSGTGSAPPSGHYNPIGPPDVPGLEPSCSARRPKQEAPLQRPPS; encoded by the exons ATGATAACAAGGTCTCATAAGGGAGGTAGATCTTGGAATGGCCATTGGGATTTGGATCATGTTATGGTCAGTGACTCGTTGGATGTTAAGATCGATTTGCCATGTACTTATCAAGCGGCATGTAAAACAGAGGCACATGATTTTCTTAGAGTTGCTACTGACGTTCTTCCAGAGTATGAGGTAGGTGGTAAATGGCCAGGCCTTTTTAGGCATCTTGACAAGTCACTTAGAAATTACATTGATCATCTGAGGTACGGCAGTGCGATGCTAAGAAAGTTTCAAAGATTTATCACCATCCATCCTGCACTGAAGTCGTCCTTGACAAGATTACAAATAATTGATAATATTTATTCAGCCCATCAAGCAACAACTGGCCAAGTGAAGAGATTACTTCAATCAATTCTGAACTCTGTGACACTTCGACAAGACTGGAGAGTCCGATGTCAAAAGCAGGATGGTAGTGTATCCTCTGTCTCCCCAATTCATACTGTTGTATATGAACACCACAGAGCTAAGATGGAAAAAAGTGAATCCAATGAACAAGGAGATGAGAATGCAGAAAAGGAAGGTCATGAACTTGGAGGCTATGTTGGGAATGATGGTGGAAATGAAGAATGCCCTGAACAACGTGAAGAGTATGAACCCTTTGAGAATTCAGTGGAAGATGGCATGGTTTACTTACGCCATGTTCGTCATCATGGTTGGAAAGGCTCAAAA GACAATATGGGCAAACAACAATTCTTGCGGCTGTCTGATTTGGAACTGGTAAATTCAAATTCCTTGGATGAAATTTTACCTGCAATGGTGGAATGTCTAATATTGCATAAAGATGATTACCACCACATGTATGACAAGGATATCTATGATAGAGTTTTGGGATG GATTGATGAAATATTGGAGAACTATGAACTCCTTGAGTTCCCTAAAAG CTATGAAAATCAAGACCTCAAAACTACTGAACG TTACGGCATAGATTTTCCTGCTATAACTCCAACAGGTCACGATGATGCCTTCCCCGATCCTCACAG TGGTATTGGTGGTGGCAGCAGCCAGCATGTTG ATCCAAATGATCCAAGCTTCTTTCCTTCTAATCCCTTGCATGTACCCTTAAGTGGCACAGG GAGTGCTCCACCGAGTGGTCATTATAATCCAATTGGTCCACCAGATGTGCCAGGGCTTGAGCCTTCTTGCTCTGCGAG GCGTCCAAAGCAGGAGGCCCCCCTTCAAAGGCCACCTTCCTAA